One genomic region from Balneola sp. encodes:
- a CDS encoding 1,4-dihydroxy-2-naphthoate octaprenyltransferase, with translation MKESKSALWVEAARPQTLAAAVVPVLVGASLAYQNELLNWTNTSVALICAMLIQIGTNFANDYFDFVKGSDTDERIGFRRATAAGLISPEQMKSATILTMGLAFIFGLYLVWAAGWIVLAIGVLSLIFGVLYTGGPFPLGYNGLGDVFVFLFFGIVAVMTTYYVNALEWSEASFWASLAIGGLCVNILVVNNLRDVDQDRKSGKRTLGVLFGEITLKFEYLLMVVLAFAIPPHFYVQLGYNIWIMLPYLSLPIASYYVYKIWTEQDKKNLNPMLERTAKYMVIFGILFSIGILMNGMNA, from the coding sequence AACATTAGCCGCTGCGGTAGTTCCTGTACTTGTTGGTGCTTCGTTGGCTTATCAGAATGAACTGCTTAACTGGACCAACACTTCCGTTGCTTTAATTTGCGCTATGCTCATTCAGATTGGGACTAATTTTGCGAATGACTACTTCGATTTTGTAAAAGGTTCTGACACCGACGAACGTATAGGCTTCAGGCGAGCCACCGCTGCCGGACTTATTTCCCCCGAACAAATGAAAAGTGCCACCATCCTCACCATGGGACTCGCTTTTATCTTTGGGCTATATCTGGTTTGGGCCGCAGGTTGGATTGTATTAGCAATCGGTGTTTTATCACTCATATTTGGAGTTCTATATACAGGAGGTCCTTTCCCGCTTGGATACAATGGTTTGGGTGATGTTTTTGTATTTCTATTTTTCGGGATTGTAGCTGTTATGACCACCTATTACGTTAATGCACTCGAATGGTCGGAAGCTTCTTTTTGGGCTTCCCTGGCGATTGGAGGACTTTGTGTAAATATTTTAGTGGTGAATAATCTTCGTGATGTAGATCAGGACAGGAAATCAGGCAAACGTACTTTGGGCGTTCTGTTTGGTGAAATCACCCTCAAGTTTGAATATCTCCTGATGGTGGTTTTAGCTTTTGCAATACCTCCCCACTTTTATGTTCAGTTGGGATATAATATCTGGATTATGCTTCCGTATTTATCCCTGCCGATAGCAAGTTATTACGTGTATAAAATCTGGACTGAGCAAGACAAGAAGAATCTTAACCCTATGCTGGAGCGAACCGCCAAGTACATGGTCATTTTCGGGATTCTCTTTTCCATAGGAATTTTAATGAATGGAATGAATGCTTAG
- the menC gene encoding o-succinylbenzoate synthase, with protein MLSYYKYRLPFKQPFRSAGKEFAYREGLILVFNDGEVEAYGEVAPLPGFSNETLAQVTEVLKMNGNHLQETIANGNGAETLKMLDQIHHFPSLGFGLDTLLHDLEAKKKGISLGDHLFKDFPESVTANATLPLNETAKTLTKAKSLIEQGFETLKVKVGDDFETELNLLQDLRNQFPDIKIRIDANQAWNQEEAIKHLKTLQALDIEYCEQPVAEDRIAELAMVKENSEIPIAADESIRNKEQATELSEKKAADLFVLKPMLLGTFDNIFVTNRTSVTHNIESIFTTSLESAVGRAVIATFAAGLGRKFRAQGLATGNLFRHDVSPAKWLNQPVISFPKKNGLGIKLDLEGLKKVF; from the coding sequence ATGCTTAGTTATTACAAATATCGGCTTCCTTTCAAACAACCTTTCCGGTCAGCCGGCAAGGAATTCGCTTACCGGGAAGGGCTGATTCTTGTATTCAATGACGGAGAGGTTGAAGCCTATGGTGAAGTAGCTCCTCTCCCTGGCTTTTCTAACGAAACGCTAGCACAAGTAACTGAGGTTTTGAAGATGAACGGCAATCATCTGCAGGAAACCATTGCCAATGGAAATGGAGCAGAAACCCTCAAGATGTTAGATCAGATTCACCACTTCCCTTCTCTGGGTTTTGGGCTCGACACCCTTTTGCACGATTTAGAGGCAAAGAAAAAAGGCATTTCTCTTGGAGATCACTTGTTCAAAGATTTCCCCGAAAGTGTTACGGCAAACGCTACACTTCCATTGAACGAAACGGCTAAAACTCTAACTAAAGCAAAGTCTTTAATCGAGCAAGGATTTGAAACCCTTAAAGTTAAAGTTGGCGATGATTTTGAAACTGAACTAAACCTTTTGCAAGATCTACGAAATCAATTTCCGGACATAAAAATACGGATCGATGCAAATCAGGCATGGAATCAAGAGGAAGCGATAAAGCATTTAAAAACTTTACAAGCACTTGATATAGAGTATTGCGAACAACCTGTTGCTGAGGATAGAATAGCTGAATTAGCAATGGTAAAAGAGAACAGTGAAATTCCTATTGCCGCAGATGAATCAATAAGGAACAAAGAGCAGGCAACGGAACTATCAGAGAAAAAAGCAGCAGACCTCTTCGTACTGAAACCAATGCTATTGGGAACATTTGATAATATATTCGTAACAAATCGGACATCAGTTACTCATAATATTGAGTCTATATTTACTACCTCGTTAGAAAGTGCTGTTGGCAGAGCTGTAATTGCCACATTTGCTGCAGGCTTGGGAAGGAAGTTTCGGGCTCAGGGTTTAGCTACCGGAAATTTGTTCAGGCATGATGTGAGCCCTGCAAAGTGGCTCAATCAGCCAGTTATATCATTCCCTAAAAAAAACGGTTTGGGAATTAAGTTGGATTTGGAAGGACTAAAGAAGGTATTTTAA